The Lycium barbarum isolate Lr01 chromosome 10, ASM1917538v2, whole genome shotgun sequence genome includes a region encoding these proteins:
- the LOC132615871 gene encoding lipid transfer protein EARLI 1-like produces MASKKTTRLALFLHVNILFFSLVSASPKPTPTPTPMPTPMPTPSLSSQDKCSIDTLKLGVCANVLGNLLGVKIGNPSKKPCCSLIQGLVDLDAALCLCIAINANVLGINLNVPVSLSLLLNACDKKVPSGFQCPN; encoded by the coding sequence ATGGCTTCTAAGAAAACCACCCGCCTTGCTCTCTTTCTTCATGTAAACattctttttttctctcttgtGAGTGCATCGCCTAAACCGACGCCAACGCCAACACCAATGCCGACGCCGATGCCAACCCCGAGCCTCAGCTCCCAAGACAAGTGCTCTATTGATACTCTCAAATTAGGTGTTTGTGCTAATGTTCTTGGCAATTTACTTGGAGTTAAAATTGGAAATCCATCAAAGAAACCTTGTTGTTCTCTCATTCAAGGTCTTGTTGATCTTGATGCTGCTCTTTGTTTATGCATTGCCATTAATGCAAATGTTCTTGGAATCAACCTTAATGTCCCTGTTTCTCTAAGCCTTCTTCTCAATGCTTGTGATAAAAAAGTTCCATCTGGCTTCCAGTGTCCTAATTGA